A portion of the Celeribacter baekdonensis genome contains these proteins:
- a CDS encoding ABC transporter substrate-binding protein produces the protein MSKMRYSRRAVLKGGAAAAAASAFPAPMVWAQEIKDITLRQFGTGVSNLNEVGQKVKEDLGFTLEMTALDSDSVTQRAATQPDSFDIADIEYWICKKVWPTGNLQAMDTSKIKNYDKIVGIFKSGKLTPDSVIAQGTAPSTVGFVEGPGATSFATEETGWMTLIPTIYNADTLGIRPDLIGRPINTWAELLNPEFKGKASILDISSIGIMDMAMVCEAMGEIQYADKGNMTKDEIDKTFAIFTEAKKAGQFRAFWKSFDESVNLMASGEVVIQSMWSPAITAVKSRGIECVYQPLKEGYRSWGGGIGLSKSLTGMELDAAYEYINWYLDGWVGGFLMRQGYYSAVPETSKEYMSENEWGYWFEGKAATGDITSPFGDVLAKAGETRDGGSFYDRMGSVACWNAVMDENQYMVRKWNEFIAS, from the coding sequence ATGTCTAAAATGCGTTATTCGCGCCGCGCGGTGCTTAAGGGCGGGGCTGCCGCAGCCGCAGCCTCTGCATTCCCCGCGCCCATGGTCTGGGCACAGGAAATCAAAGATATCACTCTGCGCCAATTCGGCACCGGGGTGTCCAACCTCAATGAAGTTGGGCAAAAGGTGAAAGAAGACTTGGGTTTCACGCTTGAAATGACCGCATTGGATTCCGATTCCGTGACCCAACGCGCCGCGACCCAGCCCGACAGTTTTGACATCGCCGATATCGAATATTGGATTTGTAAAAAGGTCTGGCCGACCGGAAATCTTCAGGCCATGGACACGTCCAAAATCAAGAATTACGACAAGATCGTCGGCATTTTTAAATCCGGCAAACTGACCCCGGACAGCGTGATCGCCCAAGGCACCGCGCCCTCCACCGTCGGCTTTGTCGAAGGTCCGGGCGCGACCTCATTTGCCACCGAAGAAACCGGCTGGATGACCCTGATCCCAACGATCTACAACGCCGACACGCTGGGCATCCGCCCTGACCTGATCGGCCGTCCGATCAACACATGGGCCGAACTGTTGAACCCTGAGTTCAAAGGCAAAGCCTCGATCCTCGACATCTCCTCGATCGGCATCATGGACATGGCGATGGTCTGTGAAGCGATGGGTGAAATCCAATATGCCGACAAAGGCAACATGACCAAAGACGAGATCGACAAGACATTTGCGATTTTCACCGAAGCCAAAAAAGCCGGTCAGTTCCGCGCCTTTTGGAAGAGCTTTGACGAGTCGGTGAACCTGATGGCCTCTGGCGAAGTTGTGATCCAATCCATGTGGTCGCCTGCGATCACTGCGGTGAAATCGCGCGGCATTGAGTGTGTCTATCAACCGCTCAAAGAAGGCTATCGCTCTTGGGGTGGCGGCATCGGGCTTTCGAAATCCCTGACGGGCATGGAGCTGGATGCGGCTTACGAATACATCAACTGGTATCTCGATGGCTGGGTCGGCGGGTTCCTGATGCGTCAGGGCTACTACTCCGCTGTGCCGGAGACCTCCAAAGAGTACATGTCCGAAAACGAATGGGGCTACTGGTTTGAAGGCAAAGCGGCCACCGGCGACATCACCTCCCCGTTTGGCGATGTGTTGGCCAAGGCGGGTGAGACCCGTGATGGTGGATCATTCTACGACCGGATGGGCTCTGTCGCCTGTTGGAACGCGGTCATGGATGAGAACCAATACATGGTCCGCAAATGGAACGAATTCATCGCCTCCTAA